A section of the Rossellomorea marisflavi genome encodes:
- a CDS encoding acyl-CoA dehydrogenase family protein, producing the protein MANQTDKLIKGGSFLIEDVTYEQVFTPEDYSDEHKMIAKTTEDYVLNEVVPVIDNLENHEFDHSVRLLKEAGELGLLGADVPEEYGGLGLDKVSSALIAERMSRAGGFSISHGAHVGIGSLPIVLFGNEDQKTKYLPPLSTGEKLAAYALTEPGSGSDALGAKTTAKLNEAGTHYVLNGEKQWITNSAFADVFIVYAKIDGEHFSAFIVEKEFPGVSTGPEEKKMGIKSSSTRTLILEDAEVPVENLLGQAGKGHIIAFNILNIGRYKLGVGAVGASKRALEVTVAYTNQRQQFKTPISSFNLTKEKLSTMASKLYAAESSVYRTVGLFEDRMSKLSDEEVKNGAEVAKSIAEYAIECSLNKFFGTEVLDYIVDEGVQLHGGYGFMQEYEIERLYRDSRINRIFEGTNEINRLLVPGTYLRKAMKGELPLLQKAQALQEELMMLMPEEVGDEPLAQEKYLVRNAKKIGLMLAGLAAQKFGKALEKEQEVLVNIADIVSEAYAMESVVLRSEKAIETTGLEKAKQKLLYTQIFCQEAFNKIEQHAKETLVATESGDTLRIMLSALKKFTRHTPVNVIALKRDASVKLIDAEKYIV; encoded by the coding sequence ATGGCAAATCAAACAGATAAATTGATCAAAGGTGGAAGCTTCCTGATTGAAGATGTAACGTATGAGCAGGTGTTCACGCCTGAAGACTATAGTGATGAGCACAAAATGATCGCCAAGACGACGGAAGATTACGTACTGAACGAAGTAGTTCCTGTCATCGATAATCTTGAAAATCACGAGTTCGATCACTCCGTGCGCCTGTTGAAAGAAGCGGGTGAGCTGGGACTTCTCGGTGCAGACGTGCCGGAGGAATACGGTGGGCTCGGGCTCGATAAAGTAAGTTCAGCATTGATTGCTGAGCGTATGTCGAGAGCAGGAGGATTCTCGATTTCACACGGTGCTCACGTGGGGATTGGTTCCCTTCCAATCGTCCTCTTCGGGAATGAAGATCAGAAAACAAAGTATCTGCCGCCTCTTTCCACAGGAGAAAAGCTTGCGGCGTACGCTTTGACAGAACCGGGATCAGGATCTGATGCATTGGGGGCAAAAACGACTGCCAAATTGAACGAAGCAGGGACCCATTACGTATTGAATGGTGAGAAACAGTGGATCACTAACTCCGCATTCGCCGATGTCTTCATCGTATACGCAAAGATCGATGGTGAGCATTTCTCCGCTTTTATCGTAGAAAAAGAATTCCCTGGGGTATCGACGGGTCCTGAAGAGAAGAAGATGGGAATCAAGAGTTCATCCACACGTACGCTGATCCTTGAAGATGCAGAAGTACCGGTTGAAAACCTCCTCGGTCAAGCCGGAAAGGGGCATATCATCGCATTCAACATCCTCAACATCGGCCGTTATAAGCTCGGGGTAGGGGCAGTCGGGGCAAGCAAGCGAGCATTGGAAGTAACGGTAGCCTATACGAATCAGCGTCAGCAGTTCAAGACGCCGATCTCTTCTTTCAACCTGACAAAAGAAAAACTCTCAACCATGGCATCCAAGCTATATGCCGCAGAAAGCTCCGTCTATCGTACGGTCGGTCTCTTTGAGGATAGGATGAGCAAGCTCTCTGATGAAGAAGTGAAAAACGGGGCGGAAGTGGCTAAATCCATTGCTGAGTATGCCATCGAATGCTCACTCAATAAATTCTTCGGTACGGAAGTGCTGGACTATATCGTGGATGAAGGCGTACAGCTTCACGGTGGTTACGGATTCATGCAGGAATATGAAATTGAGCGCCTCTACAGGGATTCCCGTATCAACCGGATTTTCGAAGGCACAAACGAAATCAATCGTCTCCTTGTACCTGGCACCTATTTGCGAAAAGCCATGAAAGGCGAACTTCCACTGCTGCAAAAAGCACAGGCCCTGCAGGAAGAACTGATGATGCTTATGCCTGAAGAAGTGGGCGACGAGCCTCTTGCACAGGAAAAGTACCTGGTGCGCAATGCAAAGAAAATCGGCTTGATGCTTGCAGGACTTGCCGCGCAAAAATTCGGTAAGGCCCTTGAGAAAGAGCAGGAAGTCCTTGTGAATATCGCTGATATCGTCTCAGAAGCATATGCAATGGAATCCGTTGTATTGAGGTCCGAAAAAGCGATCGAAACGACTGGTTTGGAGAAAGCTAAGCAGAAGCTCCTCTATACTCAGATCTTCTGTCAGGAAGCTTTCAACAAAATCGAGCAGCATGCCAAAGAAACATTGGTGGCTACGGAATCAGGTGACACGCTCCGCATCATGCTGTCGGCCCTGAAAAAATTCACCCGCCATACACCGGTCAACGTCATCGCCCTCAAACGCGATGCATCCGTGAAACTGATCGACGCTGAAAAATATATCGTGTAA
- a CDS encoding acetyl-CoA C-acetyltransferase has translation MREAVIVAGARTPVGKSRKGSLAGVRPDDLGALVVKETLKRAGGYEGNIDDLIIGCAMPEAEQGLNMARNIGGLAGLPDTVPAITINRYCSSGLQSIAYAAEKIMLGHSDTAIAGGAESMSMVPMMGHVARPNPTLAETAPEYYMSMGHTAEEVARKFGISREDQDAFAVRSHQKAARAIAEGKFTDEIVPVDVVKRSVSDANKLVEKSFSFATDEGVREGTSTDVLAKLRPAFNVRGSVTAGNSSQTSDGAAAVMVMDREKAGSLGLQPLVRFRSFAVAGVPPEIMGIGPVEAIPKALKMAGLELSDIGLFELNEAFASQSLQVIRHLGLDEEKVNVNGGAIALGHPLGCTGSKLTLSLMHEMKRRNEQFGIVTMCIGGGMGAAGVFELIG, from the coding sequence ATGCGTGAAGCAGTCATTGTCGCCGGTGCTCGTACACCGGTGGGGAAATCAAGGAAAGGTTCGCTTGCCGGGGTGAGACCGGACGATCTTGGAGCACTGGTCGTCAAAGAAACGTTGAAACGCGCAGGCGGTTATGAAGGGAACATCGATGATCTCATCATCGGCTGTGCCATGCCGGAAGCAGAACAGGGATTGAATATGGCCCGTAACATCGGTGGCCTTGCGGGTCTTCCAGATACGGTTCCAGCCATTACCATCAACCGCTATTGTTCTTCCGGTTTGCAATCCATTGCCTATGCAGCGGAGAAAATCATGCTGGGCCATTCAGACACAGCCATCGCCGGCGGTGCAGAAAGCATGAGCATGGTCCCGATGATGGGGCATGTGGCACGACCGAATCCAACCTTGGCTGAAACAGCACCTGAGTACTATATGAGCATGGGCCACACGGCTGAAGAGGTGGCCCGGAAATTCGGTATATCACGTGAAGATCAAGACGCCTTTGCGGTTAGAAGCCACCAAAAAGCAGCCAGGGCCATCGCAGAAGGAAAGTTCACCGACGAGATCGTACCGGTCGATGTTGTGAAACGCTCCGTCTCAGATGCCAACAAACTGGTGGAAAAATCATTCTCATTCGCTACAGATGAGGGGGTTCGGGAAGGAACGAGCACCGACGTACTGGCTAAACTTCGTCCGGCATTCAACGTAAGGGGATCGGTCACGGCCGGGAACTCATCCCAAACGAGTGACGGGGCAGCTGCGGTCATGGTCATGGATCGCGAAAAGGCAGGCTCTCTCGGACTCCAGCCTTTGGTGAGATTCAGAAGCTTTGCCGTAGCGGGTGTTCCACCTGAAATCATGGGGATCGGTCCTGTTGAAGCGATTCCGAAGGCCCTCAAGATGGCAGGGCTAGAGCTCTCGGATATCGGCCTGTTCGAACTGAATGAAGCATTCGCATCCCAATCCCTCCAAGTGATCCGTCATCTTGGTTTGGACGAAGAGAAGGTGAACGTGAACGGAGGGGCCATTGCCCTGGGTCATCCCCTTGGATGTACAGGATCGAAACTCACCCTCTCCTTGATGCACGAGATGAAGAGGCGCAATGAACAGTTTGGGATCGTCACGATGTGTATCGGTGGTGGAATGGGCGCAGCAGGAGTCTTTGAACTGATCGGCTGA
- a CDS encoding 3-hydroxyacyl-CoA dehydrogenase/enoyl-CoA hydratase family protein — MARRIQKAAVLGSGVMGSGIAAHLANIGIPTMLLDIVPKKLSDQDAAKGWTVEHPSFRNQFSENALKKLLKQKPAPLTVKGNLSLITAGNLEDDLESLKDCDWIIEVVVEDLDVKKQVFEKIEPFRKEGSIISSNTSGISIEAMKEGRSEDFRKHFLGTHFFNPPRYLKLLEVIPTGETDPEVLTFMKEFGEDVLGKGVVLAKDTPNFIANRIGTYGLLVTVQEMLKGGYSVGEVDSITGPAIGRPKSATFRTLDVVGLDTFAHVAKNVYDQVDGDEKSVFEIPAFIQTMLEKGWYGSKSGQGFYLKQGKEILELDPETLEYGPRKKLKTASTELSRNEKGLNNKMKALVYAKDRAGSLLWNIVSPVLLYSAELHGEIADDIVAIDQAMKWGFGWEKGPFETWDAIGVERSVSLMKEQGLNVPAWVDHMLEAGFTTFYSEDESGERSFYHEGSYRTEEKNPKYISLKQLKKQGKVIKKNTGASLIDIGDGVALLEFHSQNNAIGLDILQMINASVDEVEKNYKGLVIGNQGKNFCVGANLAMILMEAQDDVYELDMVVRHFQSAMMKIKYSSKPVVAAPFGMTLGGGSEVCLPAARVQATMETYMGLVEVGVGLIPGGGGNKELYMKHLQDLPNGVDFDLQKVANKVFETIAMAKVSTSGDEARENNFLNQRDGVSVNQDHQLYDAKQAVLALHQTGYRAPQRKKVPVVGETGYGTLLLGAQAMLHSGYISEHDLKIAKKLAYVIAGGKVPFGTEVDEQYLLDLEREAFLSLVAEPKSQQRMQHMLVKGKPLRN, encoded by the coding sequence TTGGCACGTAGAATTCAGAAAGCGGCAGTATTGGGATCGGGTGTCATGGGTTCCGGCATCGCTGCACACCTTGCAAATATCGGGATCCCCACCATGCTTCTCGACATCGTCCCTAAAAAACTCTCCGACCAAGACGCAGCAAAAGGATGGACCGTGGAGCATCCGTCCTTTAGGAATCAATTTAGTGAAAACGCTTTAAAAAAGCTATTGAAGCAAAAGCCCGCACCTCTCACGGTGAAAGGGAATCTCAGCTTGATCACGGCTGGGAATCTGGAAGACGATCTTGAATCACTGAAAGACTGTGATTGGATCATTGAAGTGGTCGTGGAGGACTTGGATGTGAAAAAACAGGTATTCGAGAAAATCGAGCCGTTCAGAAAAGAAGGGAGCATCATCAGCTCCAATACGTCTGGTATTTCCATCGAAGCGATGAAGGAAGGGCGATCTGAAGACTTCCGGAAGCACTTCCTCGGCACCCACTTCTTCAATCCTCCCCGTTATCTTAAGTTGCTGGAGGTCATCCCGACGGGCGAAACCGATCCTGAGGTCCTGACGTTCATGAAGGAATTCGGCGAAGATGTGCTTGGGAAGGGCGTCGTCCTTGCGAAAGATACGCCGAACTTCATCGCCAACCGGATCGGCACGTACGGACTCCTCGTAACGGTGCAGGAGATGCTCAAAGGCGGATACAGCGTCGGCGAGGTGGACTCCATCACGGGTCCAGCCATTGGACGGCCGAAGAGCGCCACTTTCCGGACCCTTGACGTTGTCGGGCTCGATACATTTGCCCATGTGGCGAAAAATGTGTACGACCAGGTGGACGGAGATGAGAAAAGCGTATTCGAGATCCCGGCCTTCATCCAGACCATGCTTGAAAAAGGTTGGTATGGAAGCAAGAGCGGGCAGGGTTTTTACTTGAAGCAAGGTAAAGAGATCCTTGAGCTTGATCCGGAAACACTTGAATATGGCCCGAGAAAAAAATTGAAAACGGCCTCAACAGAGCTGAGCCGGAATGAAAAAGGCTTGAACAATAAGATGAAAGCATTGGTCTATGCCAAGGATCGTGCTGGTTCCTTACTATGGAATATAGTATCTCCGGTCCTTCTCTATTCTGCTGAACTGCACGGTGAAATTGCCGACGATATCGTGGCAATCGACCAGGCGATGAAATGGGGCTTCGGTTGGGAAAAGGGACCGTTTGAAACATGGGATGCCATCGGAGTCGAGCGGTCCGTCAGTTTAATGAAGGAACAAGGGCTGAACGTCCCTGCTTGGGTAGATCACATGCTTGAAGCTGGGTTCACGACGTTCTATAGCGAGGATGAATCTGGGGAGCGATCCTTCTACCACGAAGGAAGCTACAGAACAGAAGAGAAAAATCCCAAGTATATCAGTTTGAAGCAGCTGAAGAAGCAAGGGAAGGTCATCAAGAAAAACACAGGCGCAAGCCTGATCGATATCGGCGATGGCGTGGCACTCCTCGAGTTCCATTCCCAGAACAATGCCATCGGTCTCGACATCCTACAGATGATCAACGCTTCCGTTGACGAAGTGGAGAAGAATTACAAAGGCCTGGTCATCGGAAATCAGGGCAAAAACTTCTGTGTGGGGGCAAATCTCGCCATGATCCTCATGGAAGCGCAGGATGATGTGTACGAACTGGATATGGTCGTTCGCCATTTCCAATCGGCGATGATGAAGATCAAATATTCGTCCAAACCGGTTGTGGCTGCACCATTCGGTATGACACTCGGGGGCGGAAGCGAAGTTTGTTTGCCGGCAGCGCGCGTCCAGGCAACGATGGAAACGTATATGGGCCTTGTCGAAGTTGGAGTCGGATTGATCCCTGGAGGAGGAGGCAATAAGGAGCTTTATATGAAGCACCTGCAGGACCTCCCGAACGGAGTGGACTTCGACCTTCAGAAGGTAGCTAATAAAGTATTCGAAACAATCGCCATGGCAAAGGTGTCTACGTCGGGTGATGAAGCGAGGGAAAACAACTTCCTCAATCAGCGTGACGGAGTGAGCGTCAATCAGGATCATCAGCTCTATGATGCGAAGCAGGCGGTCCTTGCCCTCCATCAGACCGGGTACCGTGCCCCGCAACGGAAAAAAGTGCCGGTGGTGGGCGAAACAGGCTACGGGACATTATTGCTGGGAGCACAAGCGATGCTTCATTCGGGGTATATCTCGGAGCACGATCTGAAGATCGCCAAGAAGCTTGCCTACGTGATTGCAGGCGGAAAAGTTCCATTCGGTACAGAAGTCGATGAACAGTACCTTCTGGACCTTGAACGGGAAGCGTTCCTCAGTCTTGTAGCAGAACCGAAATCACAGCAGCGGATGCAGCATATGCTCGTTAAAGGAAAACCATTGCGCAATTAA
- a CDS encoding YuzL family protein, protein MAKHKKNPSKGGVSAASIKGDAGPGTEPSGKRNSQNNQFKKQP, encoded by the coding sequence GTGGCCAAACATAAGAAGAATCCATCAAAAGGCGGAGTCAGTGCAGCCAGCATCAAAGGGGATGCCGGTCCGGGCACTGAACCTAGTGGCAAGCGCAACAGTCAGAACAATCAATTCAAAAAACAACCGTGA
- a CDS encoding GNAT family N-acetyltransferase translates to MELIPMDIRSPYFSRMVRLYSRLFNVDRIPMEIQFRKHAKYPGHEGYLAVEQGTVIGYIYGYTSLKGQYYHDLLARHLLPETQWIRNAMELVELGVAPEHRGKGIAGKLMDNLFKGRREEKALLTVRKENTGAIRFYERKGWVVIKEGFFPHVPEEYFIMGKKLT, encoded by the coding sequence ATGGAGCTTATTCCGATGGATATCCGCAGTCCTTATTTTTCAAGGATGGTCAGATTGTACAGCAGGCTTTTTAACGTGGATCGCATACCGATGGAGATCCAGTTCAGAAAGCATGCCAAATACCCGGGGCATGAAGGGTATCTTGCAGTGGAACAAGGGACAGTCATCGGCTATATATATGGGTACACCTCGCTCAAAGGCCAGTATTACCACGATCTACTCGCCCGGCATCTGTTACCTGAAACACAATGGATAAGGAACGCCATGGAACTTGTGGAACTGGGCGTGGCTCCTGAACATAGAGGAAAAGGAATTGCAGGGAAACTCATGGATAACCTCTTTAAAGGAAGAAGGGAAGAAAAGGCACTTCTGACTGTCAGGAAGGAAAATACAGGAGCGATTCGATTTTATGAAAGAAAAGGATGGGTGGTCATAAAGGAAGGATTCTTCCCCCATGTACCGGAGGAATATTTCATTATGGGTAAAAAGCTTACGTAA
- a CDS encoding proline dehydrogenase family protein: MEQAMRNFFLFLSKNKSMTKLAKKYGLRFGAARFVAGSSIVQATAVIRELNKQNLAVTIDYLGEFVDNEEEANAMAKECVEAIRAIGKEHLNSQLSLKMTSMGLDISEEVVMKNMRMILDEATRQNVFVTIDMEDYGRCGQTIDIFKRLKSEYDNIGTVIQAYLYRTEKDIDDLNHYSPNLRLVKGAYKESPEVAFPDKKDVDESFKRIIKTHLLNGNYTAIATHDDAMIEYTKQLVEEYNIPYDQFEFQMLFGIRVERQHELVKEGYKMRVYVPYGTDWYGYFMRRLAERPANVAFVLKGVMKK; this comes from the coding sequence ATGGAACAGGCAATGCGTAATTTCTTTTTATTCCTTTCAAAAAATAAATCAATGACGAAGCTTGCCAAGAAGTACGGTTTGCGATTCGGCGCTGCACGTTTCGTGGCAGGGTCTTCGATCGTCCAGGCAACAGCAGTCATACGGGAACTCAACAAACAGAATCTTGCCGTCACCATCGATTACCTTGGTGAATTTGTGGATAATGAAGAAGAGGCGAATGCCATGGCGAAGGAATGTGTTGAGGCCATCCGCGCCATTGGGAAAGAGCATCTGAACTCACAGTTATCATTGAAGATGACATCCATGGGACTGGATATCTCAGAGGAAGTGGTCATGAAGAACATGAGGATGATCCTCGATGAGGCTACAAGGCAAAATGTATTCGTTACCATCGATATGGAGGATTATGGACGATGCGGCCAGACCATCGATATTTTCAAGAGGCTCAAATCCGAATATGACAACATCGGTACGGTCATTCAAGCCTATCTATATAGAACGGAAAAGGATATCGACGATCTTAATCACTACTCACCCAATCTGCGCTTGGTGAAGGGAGCATATAAAGAATCACCCGAAGTGGCGTTCCCAGACAAAAAGGACGTGGACGAGAGCTTCAAGCGCATCATCAAGACCCACCTCCTGAACGGTAATTACACCGCCATCGCGACTCATGATGATGCCATGATCGAATACACGAAACAGCTCGTCGAGGAATATAACATTCCTTACGACCAATTTGAATTCCAGATGCTGTTCGGGATCAGGGTGGAGCGTCAACATGAACTCGTGAAGGAAGGATACAAGATGCGCGTCTATGTTCCGTATGGCACCGACTGGTACGGATACTTCATGAGGAGGCTCGCTGAAAGGCCGGCAAACGTGGCGTTTGTTCTAAAAGGGGTCATGAAGAAATAA